From Humidesulfovibrio mexicanus:
AGCCAGGAGCCCACTCCGCCGCCGATCTGGGCGATGGGGCCTTCCCTGCCCGCGCTGCACCCGCTGGCGATGGTGAGGATGGAGGCCAGGCCCCGGATGACAGGCACGCGTGGGGGCACCAGCCCTCCGGCCCGGTGAAAGGCCCGGGTGGTGGCGTCCGTGCCGTCGGTGCCGGCGGTGACGGTTTCGGGCACATAGCGCTGGATGAAGAAGCCCGTGAAAAGCCCGGCGGACAAGCCGAACAGGGGCACCAGCCAGGGCCGCGGATCGCCCTGCGGCATGTGGAACAGGCGCTCGCCAGCGGGGCTGGGGAGCGGCATACCGGCCACATGGCGCAGCAGATAGCCCTGCAGCCACTCCACGGCGGCGAAGTAGCCGCTGGCCGCCAGCCCGGCGGCAAGGCCCACGGCAACCCCATAGGCCAGCCAGCGCCAGGAATGGGCGTGCCGCAACGAGCGCAGGACATCGGCCAGCGCGGCCCCCAGGCGGGTGATGCGGGAAATCGGCATGGGCTTGGCTACCCCCGTCCGACTTGAGAAGTCAACGCCGGATGCTTGCTTTCGCCCCTGGCAGCACGTATTGATGCCAATTGTCGCCCCCTCGTGGGGCAAAGGAGCGTATCATGACGCAATGGTGGCACTGGGTCGGATTCAACCTGCTGGTCCTTGTCCTGCTCGCCTTCGACCTGGGCGTGCTGCACAAGAACCACCGCGAGGTGGGCGTAAAGGAATCGCTCTGGCTCAGCTTCGGCTACTTCGTGCTGGCGCTCTGCTTTTCCGGGGTGATTTTCCACTTCGAGGGGCGCGCGGCGGGGGTCGAGTTCCTCACCGGCTATCTCATCGAAAAAAGCCTCAGCATCGACAACATCTTCGTGTTCGTGCTCATTTTCACCCATTTCCAGGTGCCCAAGAAGGCGCAGCACACCGTGCTCTTCTGGGGCGTGCTGGGCGCGCTGGTCATGCGCGCGGCGCTCATCCTGGCCGGAGCCGCGGTCCTCTCGGCCTTCCACTGGGTCATTTACGTGTTCGGGGCCTTCCTCATCCTGACCGGCGTCAAGATGCTCATGACCATCAACGAGGTGCCGGACCTCTCGGGCAACCGGGTCACGCGCTTCATGCGCAGGCACTTCCGCGTCACCGAGGGCTACGAGGGCGAGCGTTTCGTGGTGCTGCGCGACGGTGTGCGGCTCATCACCCCGCTGCTCATCGTGCTGGTGCTGGTGGAGTTCTCGGACGTGGTCTTCGCCCTGGACTCCATCCCGGCCATCTTCGCCATCACCAAGGACCCGTTCCTGGTCTACACGTCCAACGTGTTCGCCATACTGGGCCTGCGGGCGCTGTTCTTCGCGCTGGCGGGCATCATCCACCGCTTCCACTACCTCAAATACGGGCTGTCCATCGTGCTGGTGGTGGTGGGCGGCAAAATGGTCGTCAACGCCGCCTTCGGGCACGTCATCCCCACCGAGTGGGCGCTGCTGCTCACTGCGGCCATCATCGGGTCCTCCGTTGCGCTCTCGGTGTACCGCACGCGCGGCCTGCCCGCGGAGGCGGCCGAAACCGTCATGCCGCGCGGCTGGGTGCCTGGCAGCCCGCCAAAGGACGAACCAGGCGCAGACAGGAAATAGCCGGACCCGACCGCCACGGCAGAAAAACGCCCCGGCCGTCCGAACAGGACAGCCGGGGCGTTTCATCGCCGCAGCGGCGCACGGCCTAAGGGAGCAGCGCCCCGTCCCGCGAATCGGCCCGGTTTTGAGCCTCCCAGGCGGCCAGCGGCAGGCAAAGCAGCAGCGCATCGCGGCCCATGTACCAGAGCATGGGCGCCGCTTCCTCCGGACTTGAGGTGAAACAGCCGCAGGCCACGTTCAAGCCCCGCGCGTAATTGAAAACAATAGCCGCGAAAAAAGCCGCCAACAGGCCGAAGGACAGGAGCACGGCCGCGCGGCTCCACAATCCCGTATACAGGCACAGGCCCAGCACCAGCTCGAACCAGGGCAGCCAAAGGGCGGTCAGGTTCACCAGGGCCTCGGGCAGCAGGCGGTAGTCGCGCACAATGCCCGCAAAGGCCTGGGGATGAATGATCTTGTCCGCGCTGGCGTACAAAAACACCACGGCCACGGCCATGCGCAGCAGCCAGGCCACGGACTCCCAGGGAAAGCCGCCGGGCGCTACTTCTTCCCGCAATCCCGGCATTGTCCCTCCGGAGCGCCAGCCGCCCGCGACATGGCCCCGCCCTTGGCCACGGGAAGGCGCTCGGCCTGCCACAAGGCCCACCCGTTCTTGAGCTCCACCACGTTCTTGACCCCAGCGCCGCGCAGGTGCTTGGCCAACGTCGCGGCAAGGGTGCAACGCTCACCATCGCAATAGGCGATCACCGCGTCCTTGCCGGCAAGAAGGGGCTTGATGTCCTGGAACTGCGAGGCGAACTCGCGCGGGGGCAGCCACACGGCCCCCTGGATGTGCCCCATCTCGTATTCCAGCTGCGAACGGGCATCGAGGAACACCGCCCGG
This genomic window contains:
- a CDS encoding MauE/DoxX family redox-associated membrane protein yields the protein MPGLREEVAPGGFPWESVAWLLRMAVAVVFLYASADKIIHPQAFAGIVRDYRLLPEALVNLTALWLPWFELVLGLCLYTGLWSRAAVLLSFGLLAAFFAAIVFNYARGLNVACGCFTSSPEEAAPMLWYMGRDALLLCLPLAAWEAQNRADSRDGALLP
- a CDS encoding TerC family protein, giving the protein MTQWWHWVGFNLLVLVLLAFDLGVLHKNHREVGVKESLWLSFGYFVLALCFSGVIFHFEGRAAGVEFLTGYLIEKSLSIDNIFVFVLIFTHFQVPKKAQHTVLFWGVLGALVMRAALILAGAAVLSAFHWVIYVFGAFLILTGVKMLMTINEVPDLSGNRVTRFMRRHFRVTEGYEGERFVVLRDGVRLITPLLIVLVLVEFSDVVFALDSIPAIFAITKDPFLVYTSNVFAILGLRALFFALAGIIHRFHYLKYGLSIVLVVVGGKMVVNAAFGHVIPTEWALLLTAAIIGSSVALSVYRTRGLPAEAAETVMPRGWVPGSPPKDEPGADRK
- a CDS encoding rhodanese-like domain-containing protein translates to MRHASRIIGQCLGIIALSGVLAAGSNALRPDGLPLVHAAQSAVTVGASGEIGVKDAALLFLSGRAVFLDARSQLEYEMGHIQGAVWLPPREFASQFQDIKPLLAGKDAVIAYCDGERCTLAATLAKHLRGAGVKNVVELKNGWALWQAERLPVAKGGAMSRAAGAPEGQCRDCGKK